The Solanum lycopersicum chromosome 9, SLM_r2.1 genome window below encodes:
- the LOC101260169 gene encoding termination factor RHON1-like protein — MFSQIPKMSSAIDFTLKNLPGFKSPEGRCLPCSGLSGRTVTSRGEYQQFSKVKILNLKSPYKSTSYMCSASSFSNHKRNPDFSRQNKHGFSRGRNRQNEDRDGYENIEESEMISSRNGPLLTTSNTSKFQATATPGPREKEIVELFRKVQAQLREKAAIKEEKKSEELQGKGKESETVDSLLKLLRKHSVQKGKKTSSSRSSNFVLDQPDKSNVFSEERASNLTELNSNVNHVAQESGTPFVNRPKSNFQRRSPVPRIKFQPIYHEGGTDNPVASSATDKMENDIHLDLELGQIPRSKVDSDTETIFSDKHVFDEMADDDTSKMYGSVDASDDEEHNHAGHDELAEMKLTELRAIAKSRGLRGYSKLKKLELIELLSADQV, encoded by the exons AAAATGTCAAGCGCCATTGATTTCACTCTCAAAAATCTTCCAG GGTTTAAATCCCCAGAAGGCAGATGTCTTCCCTGCTCAGGACTGTCTGGAAGGACAGTCACTTCTCGTGGTGAATATCAGCAATTTTCCAAGGTCAagattttaaacttgaaatctcCTTACAAAAGCACATCTTATATGTGTAGTGCTAGTAGCTTCAGCAATCATAAAAGAAATCCAGATTTTTCGAGGCAAAACAAGCATGGTTTCTCCAGGGGGCGGAACAGGCAAAATGAAGACAGAGATGGTTATGAAAATATAGAAGAATCAGAAATGATATCTTCAAGAAATGGGCCACTGCTTACTACATCAAACACTTCGAAATTCCAAGCTACAGCCACTCCAGGTCCAAGGGAAAAGGAGATTGTTGAGCTATTTAGAAAGGTCCAGGCTCAGCTTCGGGAAAAAGCTGCTATCAAGGAGGAGAAAAAGTCTGAAGAGTTGCAAGGAAAGGGTAAAGAGAGTGAAACTGTTGATTCCCTTCTCAAGCTTTTAAGGAAACACTCAGTTCAGAAAGGGAAGAAAACCAGTAGCAGTAGAAGTAGCAACTTTGTCCTTGACCAGCCAGATAAGAGCAATGTATTCTCTGAAGAGAGAGCTAGCAATCTCACTGAACTAAATAGCAATGTGAACCATGTGGCACAAGAAAGTGGCACCCCATTTGTTAACCGACCTAAGTCAAACTTCCAGCGTAGATCTCCAGTTCCGCGAATCAAATTTCAGCCTATTTATCACGAGGGAGGTACTGATAACCCTGTTGCCTCTTCTGCTACAGATAAGATGGAAAATGACATACATCTGGACCTTGAACTTGGGCAAATTCCCAGAAGTAAGGTTGATTCTGACACTGAGACTATTTTCTCAGATAAGCATGTGTTCGATGAGATGGCTGATGATGATACTTCCAAAATGTATGGAAGtgttgatgctagtgatgatgAAGAACACAATCACGCTGGACACGATGAATTAGCTGAAATGAAGCTAACAGAACTACGAGCAATTGCAAAGTCCCGTGGTTTGAGGGGATACTCGAAACTGAAAAAGCTAGAGCTCATTGAGTTGCTTAGTGCTGATCAAGTCTGA